CAAGAAATGGTGTATGGCGGTATAGAAAACAAATGGGATTTCATTCAGCCGATATTTGATCGTGTTCGATTTATACATGGCCGTATCGGGAATCCAGGTTGTATTCAGGTAGATATAACTGATGATAAAAACCTAAGTTATGTGGAGCATTTTAAAGAAATGTGGAAACGCTCTTTTTTAGGGTTTTTAAAATCAGCAAAACCAGGAGATTATATTTGTTTCACTGTTGAACTTTTAAAAGCAGAGATTTTTTATGCTAGAACAGTTCCAACTACAACTGCTGGTGAACTAGAAGAAGGCGATCGCTGGCAGCAAGCATTGTTATATAAACAAATGGTTGAGCGGTGTTGGGAGTCTGCTAACAAAGAATTTTATTCCAAATAGATTTCCAAAATTATAAAGCAAAAATATAATTTAGCTTTCTTTTGTTTTTTATTTTCTTCTTTTATTTGTTTTTAACAGGTAGGTACAGGATGGAAATGAAAGAGAGAATAGTCATTTTTACTGAAAATCATGAACTTTTATTATGTATAACAAATTATTAATGTCTAAATTACTTATAGCCATACTTCTGTTTTCTTCTTTTAACGTATTAGTACAAATTGAAAAAAACGAAGCTCCCTAAATTTGGTACTGGAGATTTTGAAGTTTGGTTGAGTAATAAAATGCAAGTAAGGTATACTGAGCGGGAAGCATTCTTTCTTCATTTCAGAAAAAAAGACAGTCATTATGTATTGGTGAAATTAAGAAAAAAAGATAGTTTTGACTTAAGCAAAGGAAATTGAAGGGTAGTCAAAATGCATTAAAAAATATAAATAAAATAAAAATGGAACAAAAAGAAGGAAGTTTAAAAAGTACAATCGCTGTATCGCTTACTAATTATCTTGATGCTGGCGCGATTGTGGCCGGTGCAAGCGGATTGTCTCTTTGGCAAAATTACCTCGGACTTAACGAAGGGCATCTTGGCTGGCTTAACGCCATCAGTGCTAATGCTTTTGGTGCAGCTATTGGTGCGATTGTTGGCGGTTTTCTTGCTGACAAATACGGACGAAAAACAATTTACACCTATAATATGCTTGTGTATATGTTGGGGATTGCAGTAATTATGTTCTCGGTCAATTTCTCAATGCTATTGACTGGTTTTCTGATCACAGGTATCTCGGTAGGAGCGGGTGTGCCTGCTTCGTGGACTTATATTTCCGAAAATTCTGAAGTGGGTAATCGCGGACGCAATATGGGTATTTCTCAGTTTGCCTGGGGAGTTGGTCCGACGATCATTTTATTATTAGGAATGTTGCTTGCTCCTGGTAAAGCGGATGCTGCAGCAGGTGCTTTATTCGGCTATGTAGAAAAAATTGCGACATTCTTTTTAGGAAACGATGTAAGTATTGAATCAGTCAATGTATTCAGCAGCCGTATTATTTTCGGCTCCTTGTTTATTGTAGCGTTTGTAGCATGGCTTTTGCAACGAAAACTCAACGAATCAAAAGACTGGGAAGATGCTCAGCTAGCTCAAGGGAATGAGAAACAACCGAGTGTTTTTGCTTCGTTCGGATTGCTTTTCAAAAACAAGGTAAATATTCGCACCATGATTTTTCTAGCTGGTATTTACGTTTCTTGGAACATGGTTGCTTCCGTGATGGGTTTCTTTCAACAACATATTTATGAAAATGCAGGTGGTCTTTCTAACGGAGAAGCGAATATGGTATCGGCAGTACAATGGATCGTGATTATTGCGGTAACTTATTTCGGCTTTGCGATGATAGTCGATAAAGTAAATCAGCGTCTGTTGTATTTTGTTGGCACATCGATTGGTATAGCGGCATGGTGTATTCTCATTTTTATTGGAATAAAAAATCATACTGCCTTATGGACTTTTACTATTCTTTGGGGTATTCACGCAGGTATCAGTGTACAAGCATTTTATGCGCTTTGGGCTTCGGAACTCTTTCCAGCTAAATATCGAGCAGGAGCGCAAGGGGTTATGTTCTTTGTAGTAAGAGCTGTAGCGGCCATATGGGGATTGGGATTTGTTCATATTTACGGAGAAAACGGAGAAGGATTTAACACTGCGGCCTACATTATGGTAGGATTGCTCATGATCGCGTTAATAATAGGAACTATTTGGACGCCTAAAACTCGCGGCAAAACATTGCAACAAATAACAGAAGAAAGATACGGAGACAATATTTAACACGGATTTTATATTATCATAAAAAATTAAACAAATGGGTAAACCTTTTTTACCGAACACCTCACATGCTTCAACTTGGATTTGGTATCCAGGCGATTTCGAAATTTGGTTGAGTAATAAAATGCAAGTAAGACGTACAGAACGCGAAGCGGTTTTTCCTCCGCTTTGGCAATATTATAGTCCTTATCCTTTGATTACCTTTCAAACAGAGGTTGATATTCCAGAAGAAGATGAAGTAAAAATTTACTCAGAAGGTACGTTTCAATTACTTGTAGATGATGTTCAAATCTATGGCGTACCCGAATCAATTACAATTCCATCTGGAAAGCACAAAATTTCCTTTAAAGTTTATAATCAAGAGGTATTGCCTGCTATTTATGTTGATGGCAAGTATGTGAAATCTAATGAAACCTGGATTGTAACCAATGAAGATAAACTTTGGATTGATGAGACAGGAAAAGCACAACAATCTGGAACGCCTTGGGTACCTGTTGGTTCTTGGAATTTTAATTCACCTGAGAATAAACCTTCCGAATTTCGTCTTACTACCGAACCTTGGAATGCTAAAAAAACAGAAAAAGTAGGCACTGGCGAGTTAGTAGATTTTGGTAAAGAAACATTTGGTTACATTAAAATTCACGGTTTAAAAGGAAAAGGCAAATTGTCACTATATTATGGAGAATCTCGTGAAGAAGCGCTAGATTCAGCCAAATGTGAAACATTGGACTATCTCCATTTCGATGGCAATCAGCCAGAAACTTATACACATGATAAATCCAAAGCATTCCGCTATGTTCAAGTACAAGCTGACGCAACAGTGGAATATGATTCCATATCGATGCTATATGAATATTTGCCATTAGAGTATCGTGGTGCATTTAAATCTTCAGATGAAGTATTGAATAAAATTTGGGATGTATCGGCTTATACCATGCACTTAACAACACGAGAGTTCTTTATTGACGGTATAAAACGTGATCGCTGGGTTTGGTCTGGTGATGCCTATCAAAGCTATTTAATGAATTATTATTTATTCTTTGATTCGTCATCTGTGGAACGAACATTGCTCGCCCTACGAGGGAAAGATCCCGTTACAGCGCATGTGAATATTATTATGGATTACTCGTTTTATTGGTTTGTAGGCATATACGATTATTATTTATATACAGGCGATACAGCTTTTATTAAAACGTTTTATCCACGAATGAAATCACTCATGGAATTTTGTTTAGGCAGAAGAAATGAAAATGGATTCTTAGAACCATTAGATGGTGATTGGGTTTTTATAGATTGGGCGGATGGCTTACCAAAAAAAGGAGAAGTTAGTTTTGAGCAAATGTTATTAGCAAGAAGTTTAGAAGCCATGGCTGTTAGTGCAGAAATTGCTGGTGAAAATGAAGATCAAAAACAATATCAAGAATTAGCAGATGATTTAAAAGAAAAATTGTTTGATGTGTTTTGGGATGAAGAAGAAGATGTCATGAAGCACCAGCGAATAGATGGTGAAATGCAAGATATTGTTACCAAATATGCCAATATGTTCGGCATCTTTTTTAATTATTTTAATGAAGAACAAAAAGAAAGTGTAAAGAACAAGGTATTACTTAATGATGATATTTTACAAATTACCACACCATATATGCGTTTTTATGAATTGGAAGCACTTTGTGCTATGGGAGAACAAAAATTTGTTTTAGATGAAATTCGTGATTATTGGGGAGGCATGTTAGAACTCGGCGCAACGTCTTTCTGGGAAAAATACGATCCAAAGCAAAGTGGTGGTGAACATTTAGAAATGTATGGTCGCCCTTATGGGAAAAGTTTGTGTCACGCTTGGGGCGCAAGTCCAATTTACTTATTTGGTAAATATTATTTAGGGGTAGAACCTACTGCTCCAGGATATTCTGAATATGTTGTAAAACCCAATTTAGGTGGTTTAAAATGGATAGAAGGCAAAGTGCCAACTCCAAATGGCTCGGTAGATGTTTATTGCAGTACTGATGAAATTAAAGTAAAAGCTTCAGAAGGCGAGGGTACTTTAATCATTCATAGTATAAGCAAACCTGAAATCAATTTAGTAGACATAAAATCATTGGGTTCTAATAAATATGAAATTAAAATAAAACCTAACACGCAATATTCAATTCAATACAAAGCACTATAATTTATAGCATGAACAAATTTATTTACAGATTATCTTTTCTTATATTTTTAGCAAATTTTGCAGTAATAGCACAAAACACAGAAACCCAAATTCAATATTTATCAGGGACTGGTTACCAAGACACCAAAGAGTGGGAGTTTAAAATTTCAGATGGAAGAAACAGTGGCGAATGGTCCACCATAAGCGTACCATCAGTTTGGGAGCAAGAAGGTTTTGGGAAGTACCAATACGGAATCAAATTTTATGGAAAACCTTTTCCTGAAGGTATTGCCGATGAAGTAGGAGAGTATAAATACACGTTTAAAGTACCTAAAGAATGGGAAAATAGAATAGTTAAAATTGTGTTCGATGGATCTATGACAGATACCCAAGTTAAAATAAATGGGTTGAAAGCAGGCTCCGAACATCAAGGGGCATTTTATCGGTTTAAACATGATATATCTGGACTTTTAAAATACGGAAAAGACAATGTTTTAGAAGTTACAGTGGCTAAAGAGTCAAAAAATGCGAGTGTTAATTTAGCGGAAAGACGCGCTGATTATTGGAATTTTGGAGGCATTTTTCGTCCTGTTTTTTTAGAAGCTTTACCTGCAAGTCATATCGATTATACGTCGTTAAGAGCTGAAGCTGATGGAACCTTTGAAGCAAATATTTTTTTAGGAAATGGGGCGTCTAATTTAAGAGCAGAAGCTACAATTTTTGATGAAAAAGGAAAAAAAATAGGAGAAACACTATCGGGAACTGTGGTTGCTGGTGGTGATAAAATTCATTTAGATGGAACGTTTAATAACGTTAAACAATGGACTGCCGAAACACCCAATTTGTACAAAGTAGCGATCAAACTTTTTAAAGATAAAACACTTTTACACGAGATATCTGAAACTATAGGATTCAGAACTATCGAGATTAGAAAAGGCGATGGTATTTACGTTAACGGACAGCGTGTATTAATGAAAGGAATTAACCGTCATAGTTTCTGGCCAGAATCAGGAAGAACCTTAAACAAAGAATTAAACTATGCCGATGTTCATTTAATGAAAGAAATGAACATGAATGCAGTGCGTTTATCACACTATCCACCAGATCCAGAATTCCTTCAAGCCTGCGATGAGTTAGGTTTATACGTGATGGACGAATTAGGCGGATGGCATGGTCATTACGACGATGCTATTGGTAAAAAGTTAGTGAAAGAAATGGTAACGCGCGATTTAAATCATCCAAGTATTATTTTCTGGTCTAACGGAAATGAAGGCGGTTGGAATACTAATTTAGATGACCAATTTGATATCTGGGATTTACAAAAACGTCCTGTGTTGCACCCACAACAAGAACATAATGGTGTTGAAACCATGCACTACCGTTCTTACGGTGAAACCTTAGAGTATTTTAGAGACGATAAAATTTTTATGCCTACTGAGTACCTTCACGGATTGTACGATGGTGGTCATGGAGCTGGTTTTGATGATTATTGGGAAGTGATGCGTAAGCATCCTAGAGGCGCAGGAGGCTACCTTTGGGTGTTTGCTGATGAAGGTATTGCACGTACCGATCAAGATGGACGGATAGATAATCAAGGAAACTATGGAGCTGATGGTATAGTTGGGCCACATCACGAAAAAGAAGGTAGCTTCTTTACTGTAAAAGAGGTTTGGTCTCCAGTAATGATTATGAATGCTTCAAAATTAGAAAAAGATTTTAACGGGACTTTCAAAATTGAAAACCGTTACGATTTTGCAAATACAAACACTTGTAAATTTGAATGGGAATTGGTGAGTTTTACATCGCCATTACAGGGTAAATCAGATCGTAAAACTATTAATAAAGGAACGGTTAAATCACCAACTATTTTACCTCATGGTAAGGGTGAATTAAATATAAATTTACCAAATAACTGGCAAAATGCCGATGTGTTGTACTTGAAAGTAACTAATGCGAAGGGGCATGAATTATGGACTTGGGATTATACCTGGGATAAACAAGTAGAAATAAAACAAGCAACATCAGGAACCATTGATTTAAAAGAAACAACAGGAAATTTTACTGTTACAGCAAATAAAACAGTGGTGAAAATTGATAAAATTTCTGGAAAGTTGATAGAAGTGCAACAAAACGGAAGCACTATCAGTTTAGCAAACGGTCCTAAAATAATGATAGCGCGCCGTGGTGATCGTACTTTAGATGGCACCATCAATCCAGAATTTTTAAAAGGAGAAGATCGAATCTATAAAGAGTTTGCATGTTGGGATGAAGAAGTGAATTGCTCTGAAAATCTATTGAATATTTCAGCAAAAAAAGATGGTAATTTGGTTGTTATTGAAGCAAATTACCATGGAATTCTTCAAAAAGTTGTTTGGACGATTGATTCTGACGGATTGATTCAATTAGATTATGAATACGAATATAATGGCGTTGTAGATTTAGCAGGAATGTACTTTGAGTATCCTGAAGAAAAGATGCAATCTAAAAAATGGTTAGGCGATGGGCCTTATCGTGTTTGGCAAAACCGTTTAAAAGGAACCACTTTAGATATTTGGGAAAATGATTATAACGATCCTATTCCAGGAGAATCGTTCAATTATCCAGAATTTAAAGGCTATTTCAATAACTGGAAATGGGCAGAATTTACCACTGCCGAAGGAAAAATTCACATAGAAAATAAAGAGACTAATACTTATCTAGGAGTGTATTCTCCTCGTGATGGTCGTGATGCATTATTGTACACCATTCCTAACACAGGAATTGCGGTGTTGGATGTTATTCCACCAGCAAGAAACAAAGTAAATACTACAGATTTAATAGGTCCCTCATCACAACCAAAATGGTTAAACGGACTTCAAAAACGTACGGTTTATTTAAAATTTAAGAAATAGTATAAAACAAATGCAAACTAAAACTGTTTTTGAAACTATAGCAGTATGTTTTATTCTTGTGTCTATTTTTTCTTGTACATCAAAAACAAAAAAAAGAGACATTACGAATGATGTGATGCAAGAGATTTATAAGGAAATTAAAACACCCTATAAATACGGTTTGATTATGGTGCCTACTGATGATTCATATAAAATGGATTGTCCGAGTATCTTTAGAAAAGATGATAAATGGTTTATGACGTATTTGATTTTTGAAGGTCGTGGTTATGAAACGTGGTTGGCAGAAAGTGATGATTTGTTAAACTGGAAACATCTTGGGAAAGTGATGTCATTTTCAAAAGACACCACGGAATGGGATGTGAATCAAAAAGCAGGGTATATTGCTTTACAAGACCCAACTTGGGGAGGTTCTTACGAATGGAAATCTTATGATGATAAATACTGGATGAGTTATTTTGGAGGAAATACTACAGGGTACGAAGCGGGTATTTTATCTATGGGAATGGCATATACAGAGGAGTTCCCAACGACACCTCACGAATTTAAACGTTTGCCAGAACCCGTTTTAAGACCAAATGATGATAAAGCAAAATGGTGGGATAATAGCACCATGTATAAAAGTTCTGTGATTAGAGATGTTAAGAAAGAAACAGGTCATGATTTTATCATGTATTACAATGCTCGTGGTGATAGTATAACCCCTGCCAAAGGCGCAGAACGTATCGCTATGGCAGTTTCAAATGATATGAGAAATTGGAAACGTTATGGAGATAAACCACTAATCAATCATCACAAAGGAATTTCAGGAGATGCGTATATTCAACGTATTAATGGTACTTGGGTGATGTTTTATTTTGGAGCATTTTGGACAGGTTGGGATCAAGGTGCTTTTAATCGATTTGCGGTATCTAACGATTTAATCCATTGGAAAGATTGGGAAGGAGAAGATTTAATTCAATCTTCAGAATCCTATGATAATATGTTTGCTCACAAATCTTTTGTTATAAAATACGATGGTATTGTATATCATTATTACTGCGCAGTTAATAAAGCAGGACAACGAGGCATTGCAGTGGCAACATCAAAAGATTTAGGTAAAAGCGATATCCATTTTGTAAAATTAGAAGATGAAAAACAATAGTATCATATTTTTTATTGCCTTAAGTATGGCAAGTTTAGTAAATGCACAAACGGTGACGGGCGAACCGGCTGGGATTCCCGAAACTCCTAAAAAATATAGTTATGCGCCTTGGGAAGATCCGTTGGTAACAAGCATTAACCGCCAACCTGCAAGAGCAACGGCCTATTCATATAAAACAGTAGAAGATGCTCTTGAAGGCAATCGTGAAAAAAGCCGATTCTTACTATTAAATGGTGAATGGGATTTTAAATATTCGGTAAACTTAGATCAAGCGCCTAAAGATTTTTATAAAAATGAAGTTTCTAATTGGGATAAAATAGAGGTGCCTTCAAACTGGGAATTAAAAGGCTATGACACCCCTATTTATAAAAGTGCGGTGTACCCATTTAGACCAATCAATCCGCCATTTGTGCCAAAAGACACGAATGGAATTGGCTCGTATCAGCATAAATTCAAAGTGCCAAAAGAATGGCAAAAAGATATGACCGTAACCTTACATTTTGGAGGTGTAAGTTCGGCGTTTCAAGTGTGGTTAAATGGTGATTTCTTAGGGTATGGAGAAGATAGTTGTTTGCCTTCAGAATTTAATATTTCGCCTTATTTAAAAGAAGGAGAGAACGTATTGTCAGTACAAGTTATTCGCTATAGTGATGGAGCTTATTTAGAAGATCAAGACCATTGGCGATTAAGTGGAATTCAGCGCGAAGTATTCATTATGGCAGAACCGAAATTACGAATCCAAGATTTCTTCTATCAAACTAAGTTGGATAAAAATTATGAAGATGCCGTGTTTCAATTACGTCCGAAATTAGAAAATTTGACAGGTGATACTATTAAAAATGCATCGTTTGAATTTCAAATTTATAATGATAAAAATGAAGCTTTATTTGAAAAACCAATAGATACGTTAGCTAAAAGTATTGTAAACGAAAGTTATCCACGTTTAGACAATGTACGTTTTGGGTTTTTTGAAAAAAAGATTCAAAATCCAAAAAAATGGAGTTCAGAAGAACCTAATTTGTATACGTTGGTATTAACTTTAAAAGATGAAAATGGTACTATTAGCGAAGTGAAATCTTGTAAAGTCGGTTTCCGTTCCATTGAGTTTTCTAAAGACAATGGAAAACTGTTAATTAACGGAAAAGAAACCTATATCTATGGTGTAAATCGTCACGATCACCACCCAGTTAGAGGAAAAGCGTTGACTCGAGAAGATATTGAAGATGATGTTAGAACTATAAAGCAGTTCAATTTCAATACAATTAGAACTAGCCATTATCCAAACGATCCTTATTTCTACGAATTATGTGATGCATATGGTATTATGGTTATGGACGAAGCTAACTTAGAAACGCATGGCTTGGGAGGCAGATTAAGTAATGATACCCAATGGACGAATGCCCATGTAGAACGTATGAGCCGTATGGTTGAGCGTGATAAAAATCATCCAAGTGTTATTATGTGGAGTTTAGGTAACGAATCTGGTAAAGGGCCAAATCACGCTGTTATGGCTGCTTGGACTCATGATTTTGATATTACAAGACCTGTTCACTACGAACCAGCACAAGGGAATCCTAGATTAGATGGTTATATTGATGAAAGAGATTCAAGATATCCAAGAACCGTAGATCATGCACATCGTTTTGAAAACCCGCAAGATGAATCGTATGTAGATATGGTGAGCCGTTTTTATCCAGGTGTTTTTACACCTCAGTATTTAGTCGATCTAAAAGCTGATATAAGACCCATTTTGTTTGTAGAATATTCACATTCTATGGGGAATTCTACAGGAAATTTGAAAGAGTTGTGGGATGAGTTTAGAAGATTACCAAGAATGATTGGTGGTTGTATTTGGGATTATAAAGATCAAGGACTACTAAAAGTAGATAAAAAAACAGGACAAGAATTTTACGCTTACGGTGGTGATTTTGGTGAAGTAAGACACGATGGGAATTTTTGCATTAACGGTATTGTCGCATCCGATGGGAGACCAAAAGCAGCTATGTACGAAAACAAGTGGGTATATCAACCTGCTACTTGTAATTTGGATGGAAACCAACTGACTATCAAAAACAGACAAGCAACACAATCTTTAGCGGCGTATATTCCTGTAATTCAAATTTTAGAGAATGGAACAGTTATAAAAGAAGAAGTTTTAACGCCTTTCGATTTAAAAGCAGGTAACAAAACAGTTTTAGATATCAAGAAGTATGTTCCTAAAATGAAAGCTGATGCAGAATACTTTGTGAACATGAGTTTCCAATTGCCGCATGATAAGTTGTGGGCTAAAAAAGGATTTACAGTTGCTTCCGATCAGTTTTTATTACAGGCTAAAGCAGAAGATAAATATACTTCAAAAAACTCAAAAGCAGTTTTAAAAATTTCGGAATCTAATGAAAATATTAAAGTTAGCGGTGACGCTTTTAATGTTTTAGTTGATAAAAATAATGGTGCTTTAAGTTCATATATCTTCAAAGGAAAAGAACAGGTTTTTGCGCCATTGTTACCAAATTTCACCAGACCGTTAACAGATAACGATCGTAAAGGTTGGAAACCACATAGAGTGTTAAAACAATGGTATGAAAACGAACCAAAATTAACGTCTGTAAAAACTGAGAAATCTGGAAATAATGTGTTAGTTATTTCTGATTATGAAGTGATTAAAGATAGTGCCCAAGTAACTATCTCTTATACTATAAAATCAGACGGAGTTATTAAAGTTAATTATCATTTAAAAGCTTCAGAAGGGTTACCTAATATTCCAAAAGTAGGTATGCAAATGGGGGTTCAAAATAAATTCAATCAAATGTCTTGGTATGGAAAAGGCGAGTTAGAAAATTACACAGATCGTAATCATGGGTTTCCTATTCAGCAATACGGTCTTCCATTAAAAGACTTTACAGAGCCTTATGTCATGCCTCAAGAAAATGGAAACAGAACGGATGTGAGATGGATGGCTTGTACAACTTCAAATAAAAATGAAGGTTTTTTAGTGGTTGGTTCACAACCACTAAGTATGAGTGTTTGGCCATATACACAAGAAAATTTAAACGAAGCGAAACATACTTTTGATTTGGTTGATGCTGGTTATTTAACCTTGAATATCGATTTAATTCAAATGGGAATTGGAGGGAATGATAGTTGGTCACCAGTTGGTGCACCTATGGAAAAATATCAAATTCCATCCAAAGATTATCAGTATGGTTTTTACATTGTGCCATTTCAGTTAAGTAAAAATGGAGTCGAAAAGACTCTTGAAAAGTTTAGTTATTAAATGAAAAGAACCATCCAATACTTATGTGTGTTTTTCATAGTGATAAATGTGTTTTCTTGCAAAAAATCGCAAGAAAATCAAACGTCCTATTTCGAGCCTACACAAGAAAGTGCACAATCATGGGTGTATTGGTATTGGATGAAAAGTGCGTATTCTAAGGAAGGTATTACAGCCGATTTAGAAGCCATGAAAAAGGCAGGCATTCGAGGCGCTTATTTAATGACCATTAAAGGACCAGATGAAGAACCATTAATTGATTCACCTATTTTGCAGTTAAGCAAAGAGTTTTGGGATATGGTGCATTGGGCATTAACCGAAGCCGATAGATTAGGTTTAAAAATTGCTTTTCATGCAGCCGATGGTTTTGCTGTGGCTGGTGGACCATGGATTACTCCGGAAATGTCTATGCAAAAAGTCGTTTGGGCTGATACTATTTTGGACGGGAATGACATTAAGAAATTAAAGTTGCCGCTTCCAAAGCATTATAAAGATTACTATGTAGATATTGCTACGTTTGCCATTTCAGTTAGTAATAGTTATAAAACATCATTAGAGATACAACCTGAAATAACTACTTCAATAAATAACTCAGACGTTTCTTTTTTAAGTGATAATTTAAAGGAGCAAACCCAATTTAAGTTGTCTGAACCTGGTTGGATTCAATATGAATTTAAGGAATCATTTACGTGTAAATCTATTCAAATAGAAACCAAAGGCAATAATTATCAAGCCCACAGGTTAATTGTTGAGGTTAGTAATGATGGTGAAAATTTTAAAAGTTTAGGGAGATTAGAAACACCGCGGTCTGGTTGGCAAGATACCGATGCTTTTTACACACATAGTCTAGCGTCTACTACGGCAAAGTTTTTTCGATTTGTTTACAATCCAGAAGGCTCAGAACCAGGAGCTGAAGATTTAGACATGGCTAAATGGAATCAAGGTTTAAAGGTTACTAAAATTATACTGTCTGGAGAGCCTTTGATAGATAACTATCAAGGAAAATCTGGAGCAGTTTGGAGAATTAGTCCAAAAACATCAGAATCAAAAATCACGAAAGAGGATTGTGTAGATACACAAAAGATGGTAAATATATCTCAATTTGTTGATAAAAAAGGCGTGTTAAATTGGAATGCTCCAAAAGGAAACTGGAAGATTATAAGGTTTGGTCACACATCTACAGGTCATGAAAATGCAACGGGAGGAGCGGGAAAAGGTTTAGAAGTAGATAAGTTTAACCCTGAGGCGATTCGATTTCAGTTAGATCATTGGTTTGGTGAAATGTTAAGAACAGCAGGTCCAGAATTAGCTTCTAGAGTGGTGGAAATTCTTCATTTAGATAGTTGGGAATGTGGTAGTCAAAATTGGTCGCCTGTTTTTCAAGCCGAGTTTAAAA
The genomic region above belongs to Mariniflexile litorale and contains:
- a CDS encoding MFS transporter, which produces MEQKEGSLKSTIAVSLTNYLDAGAIVAGASGLSLWQNYLGLNEGHLGWLNAISANAFGAAIGAIVGGFLADKYGRKTIYTYNMLVYMLGIAVIMFSVNFSMLLTGFLITGISVGAGVPASWTYISENSEVGNRGRNMGISQFAWGVGPTIILLLGMLLAPGKADAAAGALFGYVEKIATFFLGNDVSIESVNVFSSRIIFGSLFIVAFVAWLLQRKLNESKDWEDAQLAQGNEKQPSVFASFGLLFKNKVNIRTMIFLAGIYVSWNMVASVMGFFQQHIYENAGGLSNGEANMVSAVQWIVIIAVTYFGFAMIVDKVNQRLLYFVGTSIGIAAWCILIFIGIKNHTALWTFTILWGIHAGISVQAFYALWASELFPAKYRAGAQGVMFFVVRAVAAIWGLGFVHIYGENGEGFNTAAYIMVGLLMIALIIGTIWTPKTRGKTLQQITEERYGDNI
- a CDS encoding alpha-L-rhamnosidase C-terminal domain-containing protein is translated as MGKPFLPNTSHASTWIWYPGDFEIWLSNKMQVRRTEREAVFPPLWQYYSPYPLITFQTEVDIPEEDEVKIYSEGTFQLLVDDVQIYGVPESITIPSGKHKISFKVYNQEVLPAIYVDGKYVKSNETWIVTNEDKLWIDETGKAQQSGTPWVPVGSWNFNSPENKPSEFRLTTEPWNAKKTEKVGTGELVDFGKETFGYIKIHGLKGKGKLSLYYGESREEALDSAKCETLDYLHFDGNQPETYTHDKSKAFRYVQVQADATVEYDSISMLYEYLPLEYRGAFKSSDEVLNKIWDVSAYTMHLTTREFFIDGIKRDRWVWSGDAYQSYLMNYYLFFDSSSVERTLLALRGKDPVTAHVNIIMDYSFYWFVGIYDYYLYTGDTAFIKTFYPRMKSLMEFCLGRRNENGFLEPLDGDWVFIDWADGLPKKGEVSFEQMLLARSLEAMAVSAEIAGENEDQKQYQELADDLKEKLFDVFWDEEEDVMKHQRIDGEMQDIVTKYANMFGIFFNYFNEEQKESVKNKVLLNDDILQITTPYMRFYELEALCAMGEQKFVLDEIRDYWGGMLELGATSFWEKYDPKQSGGEHLEMYGRPYGKSLCHAWGASPIYLFGKYYLGVEPTAPGYSEYVVKPNLGGLKWIEGKVPTPNGSVDVYCSTDEIKVKASEGEGTLIIHSISKPEINLVDIKSLGSNKYEIKIKPNTQYSIQYKAL
- a CDS encoding glycoside hydrolase family 2 TIM barrel-domain containing protein yields the protein MNKFIYRLSFLIFLANFAVIAQNTETQIQYLSGTGYQDTKEWEFKISDGRNSGEWSTISVPSVWEQEGFGKYQYGIKFYGKPFPEGIADEVGEYKYTFKVPKEWENRIVKIVFDGSMTDTQVKINGLKAGSEHQGAFYRFKHDISGLLKYGKDNVLEVTVAKESKNASVNLAERRADYWNFGGIFRPVFLEALPASHIDYTSLRAEADGTFEANIFLGNGASNLRAEATIFDEKGKKIGETLSGTVVAGGDKIHLDGTFNNVKQWTAETPNLYKVAIKLFKDKTLLHEISETIGFRTIEIRKGDGIYVNGQRVLMKGINRHSFWPESGRTLNKELNYADVHLMKEMNMNAVRLSHYPPDPEFLQACDELGLYVMDELGGWHGHYDDAIGKKLVKEMVTRDLNHPSIIFWSNGNEGGWNTNLDDQFDIWDLQKRPVLHPQQEHNGVETMHYRSYGETLEYFRDDKIFMPTEYLHGLYDGGHGAGFDDYWEVMRKHPRGAGGYLWVFADEGIARTDQDGRIDNQGNYGADGIVGPHHEKEGSFFTVKEVWSPVMIMNASKLEKDFNGTFKIENRYDFANTNTCKFEWELVSFTSPLQGKSDRKTINKGTVKSPTILPHGKGELNINLPNNWQNADVLYLKVTNAKGHELWTWDYTWDKQVEIKQATSGTIDLKETTGNFTVTANKTVVKIDKISGKLIEVQQNGSTISLANGPKIMIARRGDRTLDGTINPEFLKGEDRIYKEFACWDEEVNCSENLLNISAKKDGNLVVIEANYHGILQKVVWTIDSDGLIQLDYEYEYNGVVDLAGMYFEYPEEKMQSKKWLGDGPYRVWQNRLKGTTLDIWENDYNDPIPGESFNYPEFKGYFNNWKWAEFTTAEGKIHIENKETNTYLGVYSPRDGRDALLYTIPNTGIAVLDVIPPARNKVNTTDLIGPSSQPKWLNGLQKRTVYLKFKK
- a CDS encoding glycosylase, translating into MQTKTVFETIAVCFILVSIFSCTSKTKKRDITNDVMQEIYKEIKTPYKYGLIMVPTDDSYKMDCPSIFRKDDKWFMTYLIFEGRGYETWLAESDDLLNWKHLGKVMSFSKDTTEWDVNQKAGYIALQDPTWGGSYEWKSYDDKYWMSYFGGNTTGYEAGILSMGMAYTEEFPTTPHEFKRLPEPVLRPNDDKAKWWDNSTMYKSSVIRDVKKETGHDFIMYYNARGDSITPAKGAERIAMAVSNDMRNWKRYGDKPLINHHKGISGDAYIQRINGTWVMFYFGAFWTGWDQGAFNRFAVSNDLIHWKDWEGEDLIQSSESYDNMFAHKSFVIKYDGIVYHYYCAVNKAGQRGIAVATSKDLGKSDIHFVKLEDEKQ